Proteins from one Rosa chinensis cultivar Old Blush chromosome 7, RchiOBHm-V2, whole genome shotgun sequence genomic window:
- the LOC112178965 gene encoding protection of telomeres protein 1a isoform X3, whose product MLNAAKLTSSASFSSTDFPESPKAPVKVFGDEVSAVYNKQYSSFALYDGRDGSVPYQTSQRFRERDLDKRFVTDLRRWFRDFPIDEGPSNFSFARQLTEGEHFNLFCKVLYVYEGAGSQWTAFVWDGSDAPPAIIHKKLSEEMHQPLALHVESFSLARDIVCSFPTLGTVLRVISQDIEPDFLPLLRAGNWVKLTNLMCELHDGLWRVVLTQYSRIHYASNGDQFKPQPQRLYDERLLRNPRNLRRMPQWSLPWPTRITEVDVDDDCEFRTLMDVVMSTEVMVGYKCVVRVVSVLPCRAMDYHYPDGVLRIRLTLEDPTTRIHAFLYAEDGLKFFNGHSSDEVLSTKRNALVGASANIDGEEEEDTPRNPPWVQVCLRAQYQIEGDLESREYIVFGTKLRD is encoded by the exons ATGTTAAACGCGGCAAAGTTAACATCATCGGCGTCGTTCTCGAGCACGGATTTCCCAGAAAGTCCAAAGGCACCG GTGAAAGTTTTTGGAGATGAAGTGTCTGCAGTTTATAACAAGCAGTACTCTAGCTTCGCCCTGTATGACGGAAGAGATGGTAGTGTTCCTTATCAGACTTCTCAAAGATTCCGTGAAAGGGACCTAGACAAGAGATTTGTCACAGACTTGAGAAGATGGTTTCGGGATTTCCCTATTGATGAAG GCCCAAGTAATTTCTCTTTCGCGAGACAATTGACAGAGGGAGAgcattttaatttgttttgtaaA GTACTTTATGTCTATGAAGGAGCTGGAAGTCAGTGGACAGCCTTTGTTTGGGATGGGAGTGATGCTCCTCCAGCCATAATTCACAAAAA GCTCTCAGAGGAGATGCATCAGCCATTAGCTCTACATGTGGAAtctttttctttagcaagaGATATTGTATGTAGCTTTCCGACTTTAGGAACTGTGTTAAGGGTGATATCTCAAGATATTGAGCCAGACTTCCTCCCTTTGTTGAGAGCTGGCAACTGGGTAAAACTTACAAATTTGATGTGTGAATTGCATGATGGACTATGGCGTGTTGTGTTGACTCAGTACTCTAGGATTCATTATGCATCAAATGGGGATCAATTCAAACCTCAGCCACAAAG GTTATATGATGAGCGGTTGTTACGAAATCCTAGAAATTTGAGACGAATGCCACAATGGAGCTTACCTTGGCCTACTCGAATTACAG AGgttgatgttgatgatgattgTGAATTTCGTACCTTAATGGATGTTGTCATGAGTACAGAG GTGATGGTTGGTTATAAGTGCGTTGTTCGTGTTGTATCGGTTTTGCCATGCCGGGCAATGGACTATCACTACCCTGATGGGGTCCTTAGAATTAGACTAACGTTAGAAGACCCAACTACCAGAATTCATGCCTTTTTGTATGCCGAAGATGGG tTGAAGTTTTTCAATGGACATTCATCTGATGAGGTATTGAGTACAAAGCGAAATGCACTGGTAGGAGCTTCTGCAAATATTgatggagaggaagaagaggatacTCCTCGAAACCCACCTTGGGTGCAAGTTTGTTTAAGGGCGCAATATCAAATTGAAGGTGACTTAGAGAGTCGAGAGTACATAGTATTTGGCACGAAGCTTAGAGATTAG
- the LOC112178965 gene encoding protection of telomeres protein 1a isoform X1, whose product MSSMRDLYHFTKIRAARNVKRGKVNIIGVVLEHGFPRKSKGTDWYYFVRIIDETYHDIGLPVHIFFETMDRSPRVLSPGDIIQFQSVTVKVFGDEVSAVYNKQYSSFALYDGRDGSVPYQTSQRFRERDLDKRFVTDLRRWFRDFPIDEGPSNFSFARQLTEGEHFNLFCKVLYVYEGAGSQWTAFVWDGSDAPPAIIHKKLSEEMHQPLALHVESFSLARDIVCSFPTLGTVLRVISQDIEPDFLPLLRAGNWVKLTNLMCELHDGLWRVVLTQYSRIHYASNGDQFKPQPQRLYDERLLRNPRNLRRMPQWSLPWPTRITEVDVDDDCEFRTLMDVVMSTEVMVGYKCVVRVVSVLPCRAMDYHYPDGVLRIRLTLEDPTTRIHAFLYAEDGLKFFNGHSSDEVLSTKRNALVGASANIDGEEEEDTPRNPPWVQVCLRAQYQIEGDLESREYIVFGTKLRD is encoded by the exons ATGTCGTCAATGCGCGACCTCTACCACTTCACCAAGATCAGAGCCGCCCGGAATGTTAAACGCGGCAAAGTTAACATCATCGGCGTCGTTCTCGAGCACGGATTTCCCAGAAAGTCCAAAGGCACCG ATTGGTATTACTTCGTGAGGATAATTGATGAGACTTATCATGATATTGGGTTACCCGTTCATATATTCTTTGAAACTATGGATAGAAGTCCTCGTGTTTTGTCTCCTGGAGACATAATTCAATTTCAAAGTGTTACG GTGAAAGTTTTTGGAGATGAAGTGTCTGCAGTTTATAACAAGCAGTACTCTAGCTTCGCCCTGTATGACGGAAGAGATGGTAGTGTTCCTTATCAGACTTCTCAAAGATTCCGTGAAAGGGACCTAGACAAGAGATTTGTCACAGACTTGAGAAGATGGTTTCGGGATTTCCCTATTGATGAAG GCCCAAGTAATTTCTCTTTCGCGAGACAATTGACAGAGGGAGAgcattttaatttgttttgtaaA GTACTTTATGTCTATGAAGGAGCTGGAAGTCAGTGGACAGCCTTTGTTTGGGATGGGAGTGATGCTCCTCCAGCCATAATTCACAAAAA GCTCTCAGAGGAGATGCATCAGCCATTAGCTCTACATGTGGAAtctttttctttagcaagaGATATTGTATGTAGCTTTCCGACTTTAGGAACTGTGTTAAGGGTGATATCTCAAGATATTGAGCCAGACTTCCTCCCTTTGTTGAGAGCTGGCAACTGGGTAAAACTTACAAATTTGATGTGTGAATTGCATGATGGACTATGGCGTGTTGTGTTGACTCAGTACTCTAGGATTCATTATGCATCAAATGGGGATCAATTCAAACCTCAGCCACAAAG GTTATATGATGAGCGGTTGTTACGAAATCCTAGAAATTTGAGACGAATGCCACAATGGAGCTTACCTTGGCCTACTCGAATTACAG AGgttgatgttgatgatgattgTGAATTTCGTACCTTAATGGATGTTGTCATGAGTACAGAG GTGATGGTTGGTTATAAGTGCGTTGTTCGTGTTGTATCGGTTTTGCCATGCCGGGCAATGGACTATCACTACCCTGATGGGGTCCTTAGAATTAGACTAACGTTAGAAGACCCAACTACCAGAATTCATGCCTTTTTGTATGCCGAAGATGGG tTGAAGTTTTTCAATGGACATTCATCTGATGAGGTATTGAGTACAAAGCGAAATGCACTGGTAGGAGCTTCTGCAAATATTgatggagaggaagaagaggatacTCCTCGAAACCCACCTTGGGTGCAAGTTTGTTTAAGGGCGCAATATCAAATTGAAGGTGACTTAGAGAGTCGAGAGTACATAGTATTTGGCACGAAGCTTAGAGATTAG
- the LOC112178965 gene encoding protection of telomeres protein 1a isoform X2: MTFVVAMINKSQRYNIVDWYKDWYYFVRIIDETYHDIGLPVHIFFETMDRSPRVLSPGDIIQFQSVTVKVFGDEVSAVYNKQYSSFALYDGRDGSVPYQTSQRFRERDLDKRFVTDLRRWFRDFPIDEGPSNFSFARQLTEGEHFNLFCKVLYVYEGAGSQWTAFVWDGSDAPPAIIHKKLSEEMHQPLALHVESFSLARDIVCSFPTLGTVLRVISQDIEPDFLPLLRAGNWVKLTNLMCELHDGLWRVVLTQYSRIHYASNGDQFKPQPQRLYDERLLRNPRNLRRMPQWSLPWPTRITEVDVDDDCEFRTLMDVVMSTEVMVGYKCVVRVVSVLPCRAMDYHYPDGVLRIRLTLEDPTTRIHAFLYAEDGLKFFNGHSSDEVLSTKRNALVGASANIDGEEEEDTPRNPPWVQVCLRAQYQIEGDLESREYIVFGTKLRD, translated from the exons ATGACTTTTGTTGTGGCGATGATAAACAAAAGCCAGAGGTACAACATCGTAGATTGGTACAAAG ATTGGTATTACTTCGTGAGGATAATTGATGAGACTTATCATGATATTGGGTTACCCGTTCATATATTCTTTGAAACTATGGATAGAAGTCCTCGTGTTTTGTCTCCTGGAGACATAATTCAATTTCAAAGTGTTACG GTGAAAGTTTTTGGAGATGAAGTGTCTGCAGTTTATAACAAGCAGTACTCTAGCTTCGCCCTGTATGACGGAAGAGATGGTAGTGTTCCTTATCAGACTTCTCAAAGATTCCGTGAAAGGGACCTAGACAAGAGATTTGTCACAGACTTGAGAAGATGGTTTCGGGATTTCCCTATTGATGAAG GCCCAAGTAATTTCTCTTTCGCGAGACAATTGACAGAGGGAGAgcattttaatttgttttgtaaA GTACTTTATGTCTATGAAGGAGCTGGAAGTCAGTGGACAGCCTTTGTTTGGGATGGGAGTGATGCTCCTCCAGCCATAATTCACAAAAA GCTCTCAGAGGAGATGCATCAGCCATTAGCTCTACATGTGGAAtctttttctttagcaagaGATATTGTATGTAGCTTTCCGACTTTAGGAACTGTGTTAAGGGTGATATCTCAAGATATTGAGCCAGACTTCCTCCCTTTGTTGAGAGCTGGCAACTGGGTAAAACTTACAAATTTGATGTGTGAATTGCATGATGGACTATGGCGTGTTGTGTTGACTCAGTACTCTAGGATTCATTATGCATCAAATGGGGATCAATTCAAACCTCAGCCACAAAG GTTATATGATGAGCGGTTGTTACGAAATCCTAGAAATTTGAGACGAATGCCACAATGGAGCTTACCTTGGCCTACTCGAATTACAG AGgttgatgttgatgatgattgTGAATTTCGTACCTTAATGGATGTTGTCATGAGTACAGAG GTGATGGTTGGTTATAAGTGCGTTGTTCGTGTTGTATCGGTTTTGCCATGCCGGGCAATGGACTATCACTACCCTGATGGGGTCCTTAGAATTAGACTAACGTTAGAAGACCCAACTACCAGAATTCATGCCTTTTTGTATGCCGAAGATGGG tTGAAGTTTTTCAATGGACATTCATCTGATGAGGTATTGAGTACAAAGCGAAATGCACTGGTAGGAGCTTCTGCAAATATTgatggagaggaagaagaggatacTCCTCGAAACCCACCTTGGGTGCAAGTTTGTTTAAGGGCGCAATATCAAATTGAAGGTGACTTAGAGAGTCGAGAGTACATAGTATTTGGCACGAAGCTTAGAGATTAG
- the LOC112178983 gene encoding zinc finger protein VAR3, chloroplastic, which yields MSSASKFIRFGTALFHFPKPTLSPPPSPSLLPLKPFATSQSLLFSRHCSSSSSAAVASVDTFTASGTEAPVHHPWPEWVAFVDGLKTKGYFIKPPPPAEDGESDGVYTDMNQLKDACLSFARDRFDVFKSLSVADIQALVEGGCPNLLRKAVNSGKRLRLYVKLDEGDVCGGCNLRGSCDRAYVVLNESEAAARTVDIVRILMYYALDPLVISGQEKPPGRELIETSARKLLSKLLQLSETAVDPSLPMPAAKVLTKKKPSVSFMDDEPSQTAEMKRGDWMCPRCNFLNFAKNIRCLECKEEGPRKVDMGDVEMKKGDWVCSECNFMNFARNFRCLKCKTQGPKRPGVDDVKMKKGDWNCPQCGFMNFASKRNCLRCEEVRPKINPGDWDCPSCNFMNYGRNTECLKCKCERPEGETTVYPKKKLHTEYEEQIWRRPR from the exons ATGTCCTCTGCTTCCAAGTTCATTCGCTTCGGCACCGCCCTCTTCCATTTTCCCAAAccaactctctctcctcctccctctcCTTCCCTCCTCCCTCTCAAACCCTTCGCCACCTCAcaatctctcctcttctccCGCCactgctcctcctcctcctccgccgcagTCGCCTCCGTCGATACCTTCACCGCCAGTGGCACCGAAGCCCCTGTGCACCACCCCTGGCCGGAGTGGGTGGCTTTCGTCGACGGGCTGAAGACCAAGGGCTACTTCATCAAACCGCCGCCGCCTGCGGAGGACGGCGAGAGTGACGGCGTTTATACGGACATGAATCAGTTGAAGGATGCTTGCCTTAGCTTTGCTCGTGACCGCTTTGATGTTTTCAA ATCATTGTCTGTGGCAGACATTCAAGCACTTGTGGAGGGTGGATGTCCCAATCTGTTGCGAAAAGCTGTGAATTCAGGAAAGCGATTGAGATTGTACGTGAAGCTGGATGAAGGCGAT GTTTGTGGTGGTTGCAATCTGCGAGGTTCCTGTGACAGAGCTTATGTTGTTCTTAACGAATCTGAAGCCGCTGCCCGCACAGTGGATATAGTGCGAATATTAATGTATTATGCACTAGATCCACTCGTTATTTCTGGGCAAGAGAAACCTCCTGGTAGAGAGCTTATAGAAACATCTGCAAGAAAACTGCTGTCCAAGTTGCTTCAACTCAGTGAAACAGCTGTTGACCCATCACTGCCAATGCCTGCGGCCAAAGTTCTTACGAAGAAAAAACCATCTGTAAGTTTCATGGATGATGAGCCGTCTCAAACTGCTGAAATGAAGAGAGGAGATTGGATGTGTCCCAG GTGCAATTTTCTGAACTTTGCTAAAAATATAAGATGTCTAGAGTGTAAAGAAGAGGGCCCGCGAAAAGTTGATATGGGTGATGTTGAAATGAAAAAAGGAGACTGGGTCTGCTCTGA GTGCAATTTCATGAACTTCGCTAGAAATTTTCGCTGCCTAAAGTGCAAAACTCAAGGGCCAAAGAGACCCGGTGTAGATGATGTCAAAATGAAGAAAGGAGACTGGAACTGCCCACA GTGTGGGTTCATGAATTTTGCAAGCAAAAGGAATTGTTTGCGCTGTGAAGAGGTacggcccaagataaaccctgGAGATTGGGACTGTCCCTC ATGTAATTTCATGAATTATGGGAGAAACACAGAATGCCTGAAGTGTAAATGTGAACGCCCTGAAGGAGAAACTACAGTATACCCTAAGAAGAAACTACATACCGAATATGAGGAGCAAATATGGAGGCGTCCTCGCTAG
- the LOC112176107 gene encoding prostaglandin E synthase 2, with protein MRRASTLASFPILSRSIATLHGGATATSPSHRLLQVALYSSTGSHGRRPWFESFSCRKLAVGVAGTLASVAVATSLAQEVHAKEPPPAELVPKEVVLYQYEACPFCNKVKAFLDYYDIPYKIVEVNPLSKKEIKFSEYKKVPILMVDGEQLVDSSDIIDTLTEKILPDRVPQRIAVSTSDEDDEEKKWRKWVDNHLVHMLSPNIYRNTSEALESFDYITSNGNFSYTEKITVKYAGAAAMYFVSKKLKKKYNITDERASLYEAAETWVDALDGREFLGGSKPNLADLAVFGVLRPIRYLRSGKDMVEHTRIGEWYSRMERAVGEPSRIKE; from the exons ATGAGAAGGGCTTCCACTCTCGCCTCCTTCCCCATCCTCTCCCGATCCATCGCCACCCTCCACGGCGGCGCAACCGCCACGTCACCCTCCCACCGCCTTCTCCAGGTAGCTCTCTACAGCTCCACCGGCTCTCATGGTCGCCGTCCCTGGTTCGAGTCATTTTCCTGCCGGAAGCTGGCCGTCGGCGTCGCCGGAACTCTGGCTTCGGTGGCTGTTGCCACGTCGCTCGCTCAGGAAGTCCACGCCAAAGAGCCGCCTCCGGCTGAGCTCGTTCCCAAGGAGGTTGTGCTGTACCAGTACGAAGCTTGCCCTTTCTGCAACAAAGTGAAAG CATTCTTGGACTACTATGATAtaccgtacaaaattgtggaggTGAACCCACTCAGTAAGAAAGAGATCAAGTTTTCGGAGTATAAGAAGGTTCCGATATTGATGGTGGATGGGGAACAGCTAGTTGATTCATCAG ATATAATTGATACCTTGACTGAGAAGATTCTTCCTGACAGAGTACCACAGAGAATAGCAGTTTCTACCTCagatgaggatgatgaagagAAAAAGTGGCGCAA GTGGGTTGATAATCACCTGGTGCATATGCTATCACCAAACATATACCGAAATACATCTGAGGCCCTTGAGTCCTTTGACTATATCACAAGCAATG GTAATTTTAGTTACACAGAAAAAATTACAGTGAAGTATGCTGGTGCTGCAGCTATGTACTTTGTGTCTAAGAAACTGAAGAAGAAATATAACATTACTGATGAACGTGCATCCCTGTATGAAGCAGCAGAAACATGGGTTGATGCTTTAGATGGGCGGGAATTCCTTG GGGGGTCAAAACCTAATTTGGCTGATCTTGCTGTTTTTGGGGTGTTAAGACCTATCCGTTATTTGAGGTCTGGTAAAGATATGGTTGAGCACACACGCATAGGTGAATGGTACTCAAGAATGGAGCGTGCTGTAGGAGAACCTTCAAGGATTAAGGAGTAG
- the LOC112176106 gene encoding translocon at the outer membrane of chloroplasts 64: MGASQAASLWVLLGLGLAGILIMTRKLKQVIREDFGAFVEKLQLLPPPQPAPPKAPHPLTGLTFAVSDVFDIEGYVTGFGHPDWAKTHDPASRTSPVVTMLVEGGATCIGKTVVDELAYSISGENEHYFTPTNPTAPSKTPGGSSSGAAVAVAANLADFSLGIDTVGGVRVPAAFCGIMGFRPSHGALSHTGIIPVSTSLDTVGWFAKDPKVLGRVGHVLLQLPHAYSRSPRQIVMADDCLQQVKVPTDRIAQVVVKSTEKLFGRQVLKHENLEDYFNLKVPSLRKFHGEKTNGVVKVSSIKLLANVAQFLQRHEFKQNHDEWINLVKPTLDPATSAQICGPPESSDMEVEICKSIKNELHAAVNSLLKDDGILVIPTVADPPSKLGGKTLLSDEFRSRAFGLLSIASLSGCCQVTIPLGLHNKNPVSVSFIARHGGDRFLLDTLQTMYTSLQEQADLVTNTKLSQNALTREQSAEVSKEKGNKAYKDKEYQKAIGFYSEAIKLSGNNATYYSNRAAAYLEIGSFVQAEADCSQAINLDKKNVKAYFRRGTAREVLGYYKEAIEDFKYAHVLEPTNKRAAAAADRLGKLFLQ, encoded by the exons ATGGGGGCTTCTCAGGCCGCCAGTCTATGGGTTCTGCTGGGCTTGGGCTTGGCCGGAATCCTGATAATGACTCGGAAGCTGAAGCAGGTCATCCGAGAAGACTTCGGCGCCTTCGTTGAGAAGCTTCAGCTCCTCCCTCCTCCGCAGCCGGCTCCGCCCAAAGCTCCCCACCCCCTCACCGGCCTCACCTTCGCCGTTTCCGACGT GTTTGATATAGAGGGATATGTGACTGGATTCGGTCATCCTGATTGGGCAAAAACACATGATCCAGCTTCTCGGACATCTCCTGTGGTTACCATGCTTGTTGAAGGAGGAGCCACATGCATTGGAAAAACTGTTGTGGATGAATTGGCATATAG CATTTCTGGAGAAAATGAGCATTACTTTACACCCACCAACCCTACAGCGCCATCAAAAACACCAGGTGGATCCTCTAGTGGAGCTGCGGTGGCTGTAGCGGCTAATCTTGCTGACTTTTCCCTGG GTATTGATACTGTTGGTGGTGTTAGAGTACCTGCGGCATTTTGTGGCATTATGGGATTCCGACCTTCACATGGGGCACTTTCTCACACTGGAATTATACCTGTCTCTACAAGTCTTGATACCGTGG GATGGTTTGCCAAGGATCCTAAGGTTCTAGGTAGGGTTGGTCACGTGTTGCTGCAACTTCCCCATGCATATTCACGCAGTCCAAGACAAATTGTGATGGCTGATGATTGCCTACAACAAGTAAAGGTTCCTACTGACAGGATTGCTCAAGTAGTTGTCAAATCCACTGAGAAGCTTTTTGGAA GACAAGTATTGAAGCATGAAAATCTTGAAGACTATTTCAATTTGAAAGTTCCAAGCTTGAGAAAGTTTCATGGTGAGAAGACAAATGGTGTTGTAAAGGTTTCATCAATAAAACTGCTTGCCAATGTTGCGCAGTTTCTTCAAAG ACATGAGTTCAAACAAAATCATGACGAATGGATTAATTTGGTGAAGCCTACTTTGGATCCTGCTACTTCAGCTCAGATATGTGGGCCACCGGAGTCATCAGATATGGAGGTTGAGATCTGCAAGTCCATTAAAAATGAATTGCATGCAGCTGTCAACTCTCTATTGAAG GATGATGGGATTCTGGTGATCCCGACCGTGGCAGATCCTCCTTCAAAACTTGGTGGGAAGACTCTCCTCTCTGATGAATTCCGTAGTCGTGCTTTTGGTTTGTTAAGTATTGCAAGCCTATCAGGTTGCTGTCAG GTCACAATACCACTTGGACTTCATAACAAGAATCCTGTTTCAGTTTCTTTTATAGCCAGGCATGGGGGTGATCGCTTTTTACTAGATACATTGCAGACAATGTACACATCTTTACAGGAGCAGGCTGATCTTGTTACAAACACCAAATTATCACAAAATGCACTCACCAGAGAGCAATCTGCTGAAGTTTCCAAGGAAAAG GGAAACAAAGCATACAAAGACAAAGAGTATCAGAAAGCTATTGGGTTTTATTCGGAAGCCATAAAACTTAGTGGCAATAATGCAACATATTACAGTAACAGGGCCGCAGCATATCTGGAAATTGGAAG TTTCGTTCAAGCTGAGGCAGATTGTAGTCAGGCTATCAACCTCGACAAAAAG AATGTGAAGGCTTATTTTCGAAGAGGCACTGCAAGGGAGGTGCTTGGGTACTATAAGGAGGCAATTGAAG ACTTTAAATATGCACATGTTCTTGAACCAACGAATAAAAGAGCAGCCGCTGCTGCTGATAGATTGGGGAAGTTATTTCTTCAATAA
- the LOC112176110 gene encoding cilia- and flagella-associated protein 251 isoform X1 has translation MEEWRPIIFTKPEANDALRIVQSKGVTIALDGLSRAKAVEAIDSFLKQYKECFWTIVIGEISVAIREELLKGRSVIDVKLVREVVEYLSNRRGVEKKKEEEEESSEGSGEESEDEEDSDLDLKKEEEEEDEEEEEEIDDLKDDPTTRQYCIEDLLLLSRKKGLSVKEGDEDEILEMMIPHLRGCLMYSRGIKIFLKRVREHMDRCSTLNDLETVKAALENPIFREEYEDWKKDKREGDMADAEDQVNQLLKKNMVPTEEGIAAPVNQIEEEEKRVCRDITEIEEMETLTPLNLPEQAKESTGNAYSCIKESLERAGANKRKRAQI, from the exons atggaggagTGGAGACCGATAATCTTTACGAAGCCGGAGGCCAATGACGCGTTAAGGATAGTCCAATCCAAAGGGGTGACGATCGCTCTAGATGGGTTATCTCGCGCAAAAGCCGTCGAGGCTATCGATTCCTTCCTCAAACAATACAAGGAATGCTTTTGGACAATAGTGATCGGCGAGATTAGCGTTGCGATCAGAGAAGAGCTCCTAAAAGGTAGGAGTGTGATCGACGTAAAGTTGGTTAGAGAAGTTGTCGAGTATCTTTCAAACCGCCGCGGcgtggagaagaagaaggaggaggaggaggagagctcGGAGGGCTCGGGGGAGGagtctgaagatgaagaagattcGGATCTGGATTTGAaaaaggaagaggaggaggaggatgaggaggaggaggaggagatagaTGATTTAAAAGATGATCCTACAACGAGACAATATTGCATCGAGGATCTGTTGTTACTGTCCAGGAAGAAGGGATTGAGTGTGAAAGAAGGCGATGAGGATGAGATCCTGGAGATGATGATTCCCCACCTCCGCGGATGCCTTATGTATTCCCGGGGCATCAAGATTTTCCTGAAAAGGGTGAGAGAGCATATGGATAGGTGTAGCACCCTCAACGATTTGGAGACTGTGAAGGCCGCCCTCGAGAATCCCATTTTTCGTGAAGAATATGAGGACTGGAAAAAGGACAAGAGG GAGGGGGATATGGCTGATGCTGAGGACCAAGTTAATCAACTG ttaaagaagaatatggtaCCAACTGAAGAAGGGATTGCTGCCCCTGTGAAccagatagaagaagaagaaaaaag AGTATGTAGAGATATAACAGAAATTGAAGAAATGGAGACTTTGACCCCCTTGAACCTGCCAGAACAAGCAAAAGAAAGTACGGGCAATGCTTATTCCTGCATCAAAGAAAGTTTGGAAAGGGCTGGAGCTAATAAGAGAAAGCGTGCTCAGATCTAA
- the LOC112176110 gene encoding protein OS-9 isoform X2 has protein sequence MEEWRPIIFTKPEANDALRIVQSKGVTIALDGLSRAKAVEAIDSFLKQYKECFWTIVIGEISVAIREELLKGRSVIDVKLVREVVEYLSNRRGVEKKKEEEEESSEGSGEESEDEEDSDLDLKKEEEEEDEEEEEEIDDLKDDPTTRQYCIEDLLLLSRKKGLSVKEGDEDEILEMMIPHLRGCLMYSRGIKIFLKRVREHMDRCSTLNDLETVKAALENPIFREEYEDWKKDKRLKKNMVPTEEGIAAPVNQIEEEEKRVCRDITEIEEMETLTPLNLPEQAKESTGNAYSCIKESLERAGANKRKRAQI, from the exons atggaggagTGGAGACCGATAATCTTTACGAAGCCGGAGGCCAATGACGCGTTAAGGATAGTCCAATCCAAAGGGGTGACGATCGCTCTAGATGGGTTATCTCGCGCAAAAGCCGTCGAGGCTATCGATTCCTTCCTCAAACAATACAAGGAATGCTTTTGGACAATAGTGATCGGCGAGATTAGCGTTGCGATCAGAGAAGAGCTCCTAAAAGGTAGGAGTGTGATCGACGTAAAGTTGGTTAGAGAAGTTGTCGAGTATCTTTCAAACCGCCGCGGcgtggagaagaagaaggaggaggaggaggagagctcGGAGGGCTCGGGGGAGGagtctgaagatgaagaagattcGGATCTGGATTTGAaaaaggaagaggaggaggaggatgaggaggaggaggaggagatagaTGATTTAAAAGATGATCCTACAACGAGACAATATTGCATCGAGGATCTGTTGTTACTGTCCAGGAAGAAGGGATTGAGTGTGAAAGAAGGCGATGAGGATGAGATCCTGGAGATGATGATTCCCCACCTCCGCGGATGCCTTATGTATTCCCGGGGCATCAAGATTTTCCTGAAAAGGGTGAGAGAGCATATGGATAGGTGTAGCACCCTCAACGATTTGGAGACTGTGAAGGCCGCCCTCGAGAATCCCATTTTTCGTGAAGAATATGAGGACTGGAAAAAGGACAAGAGG ttaaagaagaatatggtaCCAACTGAAGAAGGGATTGCTGCCCCTGTGAAccagatagaagaagaagaaaaaag AGTATGTAGAGATATAACAGAAATTGAAGAAATGGAGACTTTGACCCCCTTGAACCTGCCAGAACAAGCAAAAGAAAGTACGGGCAATGCTTATTCCTGCATCAAAGAAAGTTTGGAAAGGGCTGGAGCTAATAAGAGAAAGCGTGCTCAGATCTAA